Genomic DNA from Vicia villosa cultivar HV-30 ecotype Madison, WI unplaced genomic scaffold, Vvil1.0 ctg.000089F_1_1, whole genome shotgun sequence:
ATATTAAAGGTGTACGATAAGTATTGTGGGCTTATTTTTTTGGGGGAATGAAAATTTGTCAGCAACAATATGACGAGAAAAACATCCGTCGAAGAGTCTATGATGCTCTGAATGTTCTCATGGCTATGGATATAATTTCCAAGGATAAAAAGGAAATACAATGGAAGGGTCTTCCTCGTACCAGTCAGAATGATATTGAAGAACTAAAGGTTTGCCCACAGTCTTGTGCTGTAACGTTTTTGCCCTGTGGCTTATATGCTTTAACTTAGTGATGTTATGAGCTAATCTTAATATACAATGAAGGATTATTTTAACTCATTAATTTGATTAAATAGACAGAGCGTCTTGGGCTCAGGaacagaattgaaaggaaaacagCCTATCTGCAGGAGCTTGAGGAGCAAGTAAGTTCAACGGGAATGAGATTTTGGACCTGCATTGTGCTTTTGAAATATGCACTTGATTATTATTATATCAAGTTTCTGTTTGCTAACTGcttctattattattatcaagTTTGTAGGTCTTCAGAAACTTATACAGCGAAATGAGCAACTATGTAGCTCAGGAAATCCTCCCAGTGGAGGTGTATCTTTACCTTTTATTCTCGTACAGGTACACCATCATTTCAATATCTTATGTTTTTGGTCATTTGTCTAGTAGAAAATACTGTTCAATTATGCTTTGGATATTCAATTGTGTGATAATTATATTACATTGATATCAACTTAAGTAGCTGGCTTGaatttttttgatatatttttttttaaattataacatATTATTGTGACATTAGATCTTATCTAGCTGGTTAGTGAATTCACTAGAAacattttttaccatttttttggGCATTTGATTGAATTTGTCGACTGAAAGTAACTGCCACGCACACACAAACACTATACCGCTCTTTGTTTTGTTCAGCTTACTCTGGTGGCCTATGCTCTAGTGGGGTATGTTATGGGTTTATTTGGGGAGTTGTTGCCATAGATCTTAGAAAGTTGCTAGCTTATTTTATGAAGAATATGCTCATCCTGCTGGCTGCTGTTATATGGCTCCTAATGGTATTGCTATTTGATTAATCTCGTACTTGTAAAATCTATAGACACGTCCTCATGCAACTGTTGAAGTGGAAATATCAGAAGATATGCAGCTTGTTCATTTTGATTTCAACAGGTAAAGCTTAACCTGCCTTACTTGGCATTCTTTATGAGTTATGACATTATTAGCTTTAGGTCTTTATGTTGTCTTAATATGAAGACTAGTGTATCCTGGTGTGGTCAAACACTCAGACCACTTAAAAAATTTCAAGGTGAGTTTTGGAAGGTAGTGATTGCGATGTGATGCTTTTATCCATGTGTTGGAAAATGTATCTGCCACTTCTTATTTATGTTTAATCTCTCTGCAGTTCTCCTTTTGAGCTGCATGACGACAATTATGTTCTCAAGGCAATGAATTTTTGCGAGAGTGAGAGACCACAGAGCGACAACGTCATACACAATGTTGTGAATGGAGGGGAAGGCTCTAGCATGTCGGGCATGTATCAGTCACGGGTTCCTCCTTCAGTTTCAAACATGTCAGTTAGGCCTCCCACATCACCTCCACTCCCTGGAATATTAAAGGCGAGAGTTAAGCAAGAGCATTGATCTGCAAGTTTATGATATCATCTCACCTTATTTAGGCATGCCTgtatattttgtagagaaataTACCGAATTATAGACCTTCATAATAGTTAGTCATCGGTACATCTTTGGGGTAGGCCAGAAGCAGATCGATCTGTTTGCTTCTTTATTGTTTGGGGTAGACAGACAAATTCACTGGCTGCTACTATCTATCATTACTACCTTcactggattttttttttttacgggtAACTTCCCCTCTGATGTAGTAAGAGAGAATTCTGTTGTAATAAATGATTACTTTCATGATTCACTGATTTACAGTGTAAATTGTAGTGTTTTCCAGTTTATATGGATATATTGGCTGGTATTTGGACCAATGCATCTTGTTTGTCTTGTTGCCTGTGATGTTGGTATTTTCAACATCAATTTCTTTTTGTAATATCCTTAGTTTATTACCTAAATACCTAATAATTTAGCAAGTCTATATAAAATCATGTAAAAATGTTTTATatctttttaaagaaaatttgtgCTAACTAACCTTGCTAACAAAggaatattagttttttttttttttactaaaagatATATCACTCTTTCAAGAACAATtgtgtgtaattttttttaaaaagtttttttattaaaatattataaaattgtaTTTGATCTAAACTTGATTAGAAGGATCTTCAGTGGTCTGTAACACTCAAACTATGGTCGGTTCAAAAAAGAAGGGGGTGTATCTGCAAgacactctgatgccaaagtgagGTTCAGAGTGAAGAGAACATGTACAAAGTAGAGAATGAATTGAATACTTGACCCTCTTATGAAAATAGGGTATTTATAGTGTCCCAGCGTTGGGCCAAGGTCTTCTATTTTGGGTTGGATTCTCAGGCCCAAAACAGAAGACTATCAGGATCCTATGTGAATAGGGCAAGATCAGTGCGTGCTCTTCGTCCTGGGTCAACTGCACGTGAACCTCGGAAGGTGGAGGATCGATTCTTTCGGAAGGCAGTTGGCCACGTGCCCTTGGATAGGCATGTGGGTGAGAAGCTCCTCAACAACTACAACCATTTGGATTGTTGTTGGGCCTCCGTTGCAATAATGTTGGACTTGGCCCTGCCTGGCGGTGGGCCAACCACAaacccagtccagaacaggagcccccaagTCGTTGCTCCTAGTCGAAGGAGAAATGACTTAAAGTCAGCCTGCGCATTGAGGAGTGTCGACGAATCCCGAGCTTGTGTCATGATGGTGGGCCTATATTATCGTAGATGTTGCCTAACAGTTTCACTTGGCCAGGAAAAGTTCTCAGTGCCACAAGGGTCTGAGTACGCACAAGCTCGTTAATGGAGGCGTTGTAAACCATGTCGAGGAGACAGACTTGGATCTATTCGCGAGTCATCCTCCTGCTCGCGCGTCCCTGCCATGTTAGCCTCCGAGGGCATGCCCAAGTTCGACTCGAATTTCGAAGTAATTTGTCGGAGCGACGAACCGTGCCCGGTGTAGATGCAATTCAAATTCCTCGGGGGAGTGTTGCGCCCTAAGGTGTGTGCCCGACATGAACACGAGCTCGACACTAGAATGTGAAACGTTTAAGTGAGCTTGAGCTTGACATGTGGGAGTATGAAACGTTGTCTTGGAATGGGAAAAAGCCAGACATTAATGTGCCTCGCGTGACGACTAATTAACGTGCCATTATAGTCTAGTGAAGCCTAGGGTCCTAGGCAATAATGACCTATTTGCGCACTTCAACATGTGCTGGGGTTGGTTATAAAAGGGGTTTAGGAGGTTCATTGGGAACATTTCCAAGTTTTTGCTCTCATGTTGCTCCTTTCCCGCTCACAATTGTTTGCGGATTCCTTGCGCCTCCGTCATTCCCACTGTCGTCAGCCCCGTTTAACTTCCCTTACATACTCACACTCCAAGTAAGTATCTTCATCCCTTCATTATATGTTAGTTTGATGGTTTACTCTGTTGCTTGAAGATTTTGGTAGATTTAGGGAATTTTGGATGAAGGTATGAGTTTTTCGATGAAGTTTCCCGTGAGTTCATGAACTTTCTGGCAAAACACATGAGTTTCCAGGAGGGCGCATGAAGTTCTCGATGAAATTCATGAGTTTCTGATGAAGACCCATGAATTTCTCGATGAAGTTCATGAGTTTTTTTATGAAACTCATGAACTCTCGTTGGGTTTTATGCCGGGGAGATGTCTCAGCGCATTTAGAGCGTGTCGCGCTCGTCCTCCAACCGCGGGGGATGTTTTCCCCGACTAGCGGGTTTAGTCCTATGTCTAGGATTTAATACCATGTCGAGGACGAGGTTCCCCTTTTCGTCACATATGTCGGATAAGGGCCTTGGTCGAGGGCACATCCTCTAGCTTTTCTTCACCCTTTCACTGAATCTGCGGTGGAAGAGTGGATTTGATTTTCAGTCGAATTCACTATTTTCCTCTTCTTTTCAGGTGAAATGGTCGAAGATCAGAAAGAAGTCGATATTCCCGATTAGAACATGGTTCCCGAGACAGATGAGGGCTATGACTTGAGTTGGGTTGCACCCGAGCCTTTTGGGATTGTCTCGCGGTCCGTATCCGATGCTAGAGACGCCTTCAATGTTATCGAGGATAGGGACGAAAAGGCGCTGAAGTCGTGGGTGCCCTTGCTTCAAAAGTCCGGCCAAAGAATCTGTTCGTCATCTCCGGGCACCCGTTT
This window encodes:
- the LOC131623959 gene encoding transcription factor-like protein DPB, whose product is MGTRPQQSRVDEDDDELLGCGTTISGQSGSTSRSAGLGTTAGDNAALKLNHLDIHDDDAASQGAVASKKKKRGQRAVGGDKSGRGLRQFSMKVCEKVESRGRTTYNEVADELVAEFSDPSNSVLTPDQQQYDEKNIRRRVYDALNVLMAMDIISKDKKEIQWKGLPRTSQNDIEELKTERLGLRNRIERKTAYLQELEEQFVGLQKLIQRNEQLCSSGNPPSGGVSLPFILVQTRPHATVEVEISEDMQLVHFDFNSSPFELHDDNYVLKAMNFCESERPQSDNVIHNVVNGGEGSSMSGMYQSRVPPSVSNMSVRPPTSPPLPGILKARVKQEH